Proteins from a genomic interval of Cotesia glomerata isolate CgM1 unplaced genomic scaffold, MPM_Cglom_v2.3 scaffold_100, whole genome shotgun sequence:
- the LOC123273510 gene encoding ATP-dependent RNA helicase DHX8-like isoform X1: protein MVLNDDIEKLEYLSLVSKICTELENHLGLNDKDLAEFIIHLATENPTPNGFKQALRENGGELSDSFMDNLLRIIQHMKPSKPSDNKDSLKNTNQSEAARKYPALAMANSAPVAFSDDEEVNEAMSALEALAPSSLQKSNENNENEISKKVEKKDKHKRSRSRSKSTERRHRSRSPQRRRQRSRSRNRSATRNSKLKSRNRDRSRSRNRDRSRSRNRDQKRRRSRSRNRSSSRDRKQRRGSRDRSDRGRKNVKNHSRSKSPKEIPLDPEVGKIYSGKVANIVQFGCFVQLEGLRRKCDGLVHISQLRRDERVNNVNDVISRDQKVLVKVLTINNQKMSLTMKDVDQETGQDLNPTLPTTKSEEDEKNLRNPDRPTSLLELQGNIDDDGMDSRKRVQRIASPERWELNQMLAAGCVDRSELADFDENTGVLHRGDDEDEEIEIEIVEENPPFLQDHDTTVRNLSPVRIVKNPDGSLALAAMTQGALAKERREQKMLQRQLEADAAPSFNKNWVDPLAVMEDKTSSSNMRGIGLQSQDLPEWKKHVIGGKKTSFGQKTTMSILDQRKSLPIFKLRDQFIKAVNENQILVVLGETGSGKTTQVTQYLAEEGFTARGMIGCTQPRRVAAMSVAKRVAEEFGCRVGQEVGYTIRFEDCTSPETKIKYMTDGMLLRECLIDLDLKMYSVIMLDEAHERTIHTDVLFGLLKQAVIRRPDLKLIVTSATLDADKFCQYFHQAPSFKIEGRTFPVEIMYTKEPESDYLDAALITVMQIHLREPPGDILLFLTGQEEIDTSCEILYERMKSLGPDVPELIILPVYSALPSEMQTRIFDPAPTGSRKVVIATNIAETSLTIDGIYYVIDPGFVKQKVYNSKTGMDSLVVTPISQAAATQRAGRAGRTGPGKCYRLFTERAFRDEMLPTPVPEIQRTNLATTVLQLKAMGINDLLNFGFMDPPPAESLIMALGLLHSLSAVDDEGLLTRLGRRMAEFPLEPNLSKMLIMSVHLQCSDEILTIVSMLSVQNVFYRPKDKQALADQKKAKFNQAEGDHLTLLAVYNSWKNNKFSSPWCHENFIQLRTLKRAQDVRKQLLGIMDRHKLDVVSAGKNSVRVQKAVCSGFFRNAAKKDPQEGYRTLVDSQVVYIHPSSALFNRQPEWVIYHELVQTTKEYMREVTTIDPKWLVEFAPAFFKFSDPTKLSKFKKNQRLEPLYNKYEEPNSWRISRTRRRQN from the exons ATGGTTTTAAATGACGATATTGAAAAACTTGAGTATTTATCGTTGGTGTCTAAAATATGTACGGAATTAGAGAATCACTTGGGGCTCAACGACAAGGATTTAG CCGAGTTTATAATTCATTTGGCGACAGAGAACCCAACACCCAATGGATTCAAGCAGGCGTTACGAGAAAATGGAGGAGAACTGTCTGATTCATTTATGGACAATTTACTTCGAATAATTCAGCACATGAAGCCTTCTAAACCATCAGACAACAAAGATTCGCTGAAAAATACAAACCAGAGTGAAGCGGCTAGAAAATATCCAGCATTGGCCATGGCAAACAGCGCGCCAGTAGCTTTTTCTGACGACGAGGAGGTGAACGAAGCCATGTCAGCACTCGAAGCTTTGGCTCCTTCTTCTCTGCAAAAATctaatgaaaataatgaaaatgaaatttctaaaaaGGTAGAGAAGAAAGATAAACATAAACGGTCACGATCTAGATCTAAATCAACAGAGAGAAGACACAGATCGAGAAGTCCCCAGAGAAGAAGACAGAGATCTCGTTCTCGCAATAGATCTGCTACGagaaatagtaaattaaaatctaGGAATCGAGATAGGTCAAGGTCGAGAAATCGGGATAGGTCCAGGTCAAGAAATCGCGATCAAAAGCGACGAAGATCGCGAAGCCGCAACAGATCATCCTCAAGGGATCGAAAACAGCGACGCGGATCAAGAGACAGGTCTGATCGTGGccgaaaaaatgttaaaaatcacTCGAGATCTAAATCACCAAAAGAAATTCCATTAGATCCTGAAGTTGGAAAAATTTACTCTGGAAAAGTAGCAAATATTGTACAGTTTGGATGTTTCGTACAATTAGAAGGATTAAGACGAAAATGTGATGGCTTGGTACATATTTCGCAACTACGACGCGATGAACGTGTTAACAATGTCAATGATGTAATTTCTCGTGATcaaaaagttttagttaaagtatTGACtataaataaccaaaaaatgtcattgACTATGAAAGACGTTGATCAAGAAACTGGACAAGATTTAAATCCAACTTTACCGACGACCAAATCTGAAGAAGATGagaaaaatttgagaaatccTGATAGACCAACATCACTCTTGGAGCTACAAGGAAACATTGATGACGATGGAATGGATTCTCGCAAACGAGTCCAGCGTATTGCTTCTCCAGAGAGATGGGAGCTTAATCAGATGCTTGCTGCTGGTTGTGTCGATCGTAGTGAGCTGGCTGACTTCGACGAGAATACCGGAGTGCTTCACCGTGGAGATGACGAAGACGAGGAGATTGAAATCGAGATTGTAGAGGAGAATCCTCCGTTTCTTCAGGATCACGATACAACCGTTCGCAACTTGAGTCCTGTGCGAATTGTAAAAAATCCTGACGGGTCACTAGCACTGGCTGCGATGACCCAGGGTGCTCTGGCCAAAGAACGTCGAGAGCAGAAGATGCTGCAGCGTCAATTGGAGGCGGATGCAGCTCCCagcttcaataaaaattgGGTTGATCCTCTGGCTGTTATGGAAGACAAAACTTCATCGTCAAACATGCGTGGTATCGGATTACAGTCCCAGGATTTACCAGAATGGAAGAAGCATGTGATTGGTGGTAAAAAAACTTCCTTTGGTCAGAAAACAACTATGAGTATTCTTGATCAACGGAAAAGTTtaccaatttttaaattgagggACCAATTTATAAAAGCAGTCAATGAGAATCAAATTTTGGTAGTTCTTGGTGAAACTGGTTCAGGAAAAACGACGCAAGTCACGCAATATTTAGCAGAAGAAGGATTTACGGCAAGAGGAATGATAGGTTGCACCCAGCCCAGAAGAGTTGCTGCCATGTCTGTTGCCAAAAGAGTCGCTGAAGAGTTTGGATGTCGGGTAGGTCAAGAAGTTGGTTATACAATACGATTTGAAGATTGCACCTCGCCTGAAACCAAGATTAAATACATGACAGACGGTATGCTTCTTCGGGAGTGTTTAATAGACCTCGACTTGAAGATGTACTCAGTGATTATGTTGGACGAGGCTCATGAACGTACTATCCACACTGACGTTTTATTCGGGCTGTTGAAACAAGCTGTTATACGACGACCAGACTTGAAGCTGATTGTTACAAGTGCTACTCTTGATGCCGACAAATTCTGTCAGTACTTCCACCAAGCTCCAAGTTTCAAAATAGAAGGTCGTACCTTTCCCGTAGAAATAATGTACACAAAAGAACCTGAGTCAGATTACTTGGACGCTGCTTTGATAACTGTCATGCAAATCCATCTACGAGAACCACCGGGAGATATTCTGTTGTTTTTAACGGGTCAAGAAGAAATCGACACGTCCTGTGAAATTCTTTACGAGCGCATGAAATCACTGGGCCCGGACGTTCCTGAGCTTATTATTCTTCCTGTATACTCAGCGCTGCCCTCTGAAATGCAAACCAGAATTTTTGACCCTGCGCCAACTGGATCACGTAAAGTTGTCATTGCGACAAACATCGCTGAAACGAGCCTGACTATTGATGGGATTTATTACGTCATTGATCCGGGATTTGTCAAGCAGAAAGTCTACAATTCTAAAACCGGCATGGACAGTTTGGTCGTTACACCCATCAGTCAAGCTGCTGCAACTCAGCGCGCGGGTCGGGCAGGAAGAACTGGCCCGGGAAAATGTTACAGACTGTTTACAGAACGGGCTTTCAGAGATGAGATGTTACCTACTCCAGTTCCTGAAATTCAAAGAACTAATTTAGCTACCACTGTGTTACAATTGAAAGCAATGGGTATCAATGATTTATTGAACTTTGGATTCATGGACCCTCCACCGGCAGAATCATTGATAATGGCTCTTGGGTTATTACACAGTCTCAGTGCTGTAGATGATGAAGGCTTGCTTACGAGACTAGGAAGAAGAATGGCCGAATTTCCACTGGAGCCAAATCTCTCGAAAATGTTGATTATGAGTGTCCATCTTCAGTGCTCCGatgaaatattgacaattGTTAGCATGCTGTCTGTACAAAATGTATTTTATCGGCCAAAAGATAAACAAGCGTTGGCTGATCAGAAAAAAGCCAAATTCAATCAAGCTGAAGGGGATCATCTTACTCTTTTAGCTGTTTACAATTCTTGgaagaataataaattcagcAGCCCGTGGTGTCACGAGAACTTTATTCAACTTCGGACATTGAAGCGAGCTCAAGATGTAAGGAAACAATTGCTCGGTATTATGGACAGGCACAAATTGGATGTCGTTTCTGCTGGAAAAAATTCAGTACGAGTTCAAAAAGCTGTTTGCTCGGGTTTCTTCAGGAATGCTGCGAAGAAAGACCCTCAAGAAGGATATAGAACGCTGGTTGATAGCCAAGTTGTGTACATTCATCCAAGCAGTGCTTTGTTTAACAGACAACCTGAGTGGGTCATTTACCACGAGCTCGTACAAACTACCAAGGAATATATGCGGGAGGTAACTACCATTGATCCCAAATGGCTTGTAGAATTTGCACCAGCTTTCTTCAAATTTAGTGACCCGACCAAGTTGAGCAAGTTCAAGAAAAATCAACGACTTGAACCACTTTATAATAAGTATGAGGAGCCTAATTCGTGGAGAATCTCGCGAACGCGACGTCGCCAAAATTAa
- the LOC123273510 gene encoding ATP-dependent RNA helicase DHX8-like isoform X2 produces the protein MYGIRESLGAQRQGFRYVFIIHLATENPTPNGFKQALRENGGELSDSFMDNLLRIIQHMKPSKPSDNKDSLKNTNQSEAARKYPALAMANSAPVAFSDDEEVNEAMSALEALAPSSLQKSNENNENEISKKVEKKDKHKRSRSRSKSTERRHRSRSPQRRRQRSRSRNRSATRNSKLKSRNRDRSRSRNRDRSRSRNRDQKRRRSRSRNRSSSRDRKQRRGSRDRSDRGRKNVKNHSRSKSPKEIPLDPEVGKIYSGKVANIVQFGCFVQLEGLRRKCDGLVHISQLRRDERVNNVNDVISRDQKVLVKVLTINNQKMSLTMKDVDQETGQDLNPTLPTTKSEEDEKNLRNPDRPTSLLELQGNIDDDGMDSRKRVQRIASPERWELNQMLAAGCVDRSELADFDENTGVLHRGDDEDEEIEIEIVEENPPFLQDHDTTVRNLSPVRIVKNPDGSLALAAMTQGALAKERREQKMLQRQLEADAAPSFNKNWVDPLAVMEDKTSSSNMRGIGLQSQDLPEWKKHVIGGKKTSFGQKTTMSILDQRKSLPIFKLRDQFIKAVNENQILVVLGETGSGKTTQVTQYLAEEGFTARGMIGCTQPRRVAAMSVAKRVAEEFGCRVGQEVGYTIRFEDCTSPETKIKYMTDGMLLRECLIDLDLKMYSVIMLDEAHERTIHTDVLFGLLKQAVIRRPDLKLIVTSATLDADKFCQYFHQAPSFKIEGRTFPVEIMYTKEPESDYLDAALITVMQIHLREPPGDILLFLTGQEEIDTSCEILYERMKSLGPDVPELIILPVYSALPSEMQTRIFDPAPTGSRKVVIATNIAETSLTIDGIYYVIDPGFVKQKVYNSKTGMDSLVVTPISQAAATQRAGRAGRTGPGKCYRLFTERAFRDEMLPTPVPEIQRTNLATTVLQLKAMGINDLLNFGFMDPPPAESLIMALGLLHSLSAVDDEGLLTRLGRRMAEFPLEPNLSKMLIMSVHLQCSDEILTIVSMLSVQNVFYRPKDKQALADQKKAKFNQAEGDHLTLLAVYNSWKNNKFSSPWCHENFIQLRTLKRAQDVRKQLLGIMDRHKLDVVSAGKNSVRVQKAVCSGFFRNAAKKDPQEGYRTLVDSQVVYIHPSSALFNRQPEWVIYHELVQTTKEYMREVTTIDPKWLVEFAPAFFKFSDPTKLSKFKKNQRLEPLYNKYEEPNSWRISRTRRRQN, from the exons ATGTACGGAATTAGAGAATCACTTGGGGCTCAACGACAAGGATTTAGGTATgt GTTTATAATTCATTTGGCGACAGAGAACCCAACACCCAATGGATTCAAGCAGGCGTTACGAGAAAATGGAGGAGAACTGTCTGATTCATTTATGGACAATTTACTTCGAATAATTCAGCACATGAAGCCTTCTAAACCATCAGACAACAAAGATTCGCTGAAAAATACAAACCAGAGTGAAGCGGCTAGAAAATATCCAGCATTGGCCATGGCAAACAGCGCGCCAGTAGCTTTTTCTGACGACGAGGAGGTGAACGAAGCCATGTCAGCACTCGAAGCTTTGGCTCCTTCTTCTCTGCAAAAATctaatgaaaataatgaaaatgaaatttctaaaaaGGTAGAGAAGAAAGATAAACATAAACGGTCACGATCTAGATCTAAATCAACAGAGAGAAGACACAGATCGAGAAGTCCCCAGAGAAGAAGACAGAGATCTCGTTCTCGCAATAGATCTGCTACGagaaatagtaaattaaaatctaGGAATCGAGATAGGTCAAGGTCGAGAAATCGGGATAGGTCCAGGTCAAGAAATCGCGATCAAAAGCGACGAAGATCGCGAAGCCGCAACAGATCATCCTCAAGGGATCGAAAACAGCGACGCGGATCAAGAGACAGGTCTGATCGTGGccgaaaaaatgttaaaaatcacTCGAGATCTAAATCACCAAAAGAAATTCCATTAGATCCTGAAGTTGGAAAAATTTACTCTGGAAAAGTAGCAAATATTGTACAGTTTGGATGTTTCGTACAATTAGAAGGATTAAGACGAAAATGTGATGGCTTGGTACATATTTCGCAACTACGACGCGATGAACGTGTTAACAATGTCAATGATGTAATTTCTCGTGATcaaaaagttttagttaaagtatTGACtataaataaccaaaaaatgtcattgACTATGAAAGACGTTGATCAAGAAACTGGACAAGATTTAAATCCAACTTTACCGACGACCAAATCTGAAGAAGATGagaaaaatttgagaaatccTGATAGACCAACATCACTCTTGGAGCTACAAGGAAACATTGATGACGATGGAATGGATTCTCGCAAACGAGTCCAGCGTATTGCTTCTCCAGAGAGATGGGAGCTTAATCAGATGCTTGCTGCTGGTTGTGTCGATCGTAGTGAGCTGGCTGACTTCGACGAGAATACCGGAGTGCTTCACCGTGGAGATGACGAAGACGAGGAGATTGAAATCGAGATTGTAGAGGAGAATCCTCCGTTTCTTCAGGATCACGATACAACCGTTCGCAACTTGAGTCCTGTGCGAATTGTAAAAAATCCTGACGGGTCACTAGCACTGGCTGCGATGACCCAGGGTGCTCTGGCCAAAGAACGTCGAGAGCAGAAGATGCTGCAGCGTCAATTGGAGGCGGATGCAGCTCCCagcttcaataaaaattgGGTTGATCCTCTGGCTGTTATGGAAGACAAAACTTCATCGTCAAACATGCGTGGTATCGGATTACAGTCCCAGGATTTACCAGAATGGAAGAAGCATGTGATTGGTGGTAAAAAAACTTCCTTTGGTCAGAAAACAACTATGAGTATTCTTGATCAACGGAAAAGTTtaccaatttttaaattgagggACCAATTTATAAAAGCAGTCAATGAGAATCAAATTTTGGTAGTTCTTGGTGAAACTGGTTCAGGAAAAACGACGCAAGTCACGCAATATTTAGCAGAAGAAGGATTTACGGCAAGAGGAATGATAGGTTGCACCCAGCCCAGAAGAGTTGCTGCCATGTCTGTTGCCAAAAGAGTCGCTGAAGAGTTTGGATGTCGGGTAGGTCAAGAAGTTGGTTATACAATACGATTTGAAGATTGCACCTCGCCTGAAACCAAGATTAAATACATGACAGACGGTATGCTTCTTCGGGAGTGTTTAATAGACCTCGACTTGAAGATGTACTCAGTGATTATGTTGGACGAGGCTCATGAACGTACTATCCACACTGACGTTTTATTCGGGCTGTTGAAACAAGCTGTTATACGACGACCAGACTTGAAGCTGATTGTTACAAGTGCTACTCTTGATGCCGACAAATTCTGTCAGTACTTCCACCAAGCTCCAAGTTTCAAAATAGAAGGTCGTACCTTTCCCGTAGAAATAATGTACACAAAAGAACCTGAGTCAGATTACTTGGACGCTGCTTTGATAACTGTCATGCAAATCCATCTACGAGAACCACCGGGAGATATTCTGTTGTTTTTAACGGGTCAAGAAGAAATCGACACGTCCTGTGAAATTCTTTACGAGCGCATGAAATCACTGGGCCCGGACGTTCCTGAGCTTATTATTCTTCCTGTATACTCAGCGCTGCCCTCTGAAATGCAAACCAGAATTTTTGACCCTGCGCCAACTGGATCACGTAAAGTTGTCATTGCGACAAACATCGCTGAAACGAGCCTGACTATTGATGGGATTTATTACGTCATTGATCCGGGATTTGTCAAGCAGAAAGTCTACAATTCTAAAACCGGCATGGACAGTTTGGTCGTTACACCCATCAGTCAAGCTGCTGCAACTCAGCGCGCGGGTCGGGCAGGAAGAACTGGCCCGGGAAAATGTTACAGACTGTTTACAGAACGGGCTTTCAGAGATGAGATGTTACCTACTCCAGTTCCTGAAATTCAAAGAACTAATTTAGCTACCACTGTGTTACAATTGAAAGCAATGGGTATCAATGATTTATTGAACTTTGGATTCATGGACCCTCCACCGGCAGAATCATTGATAATGGCTCTTGGGTTATTACACAGTCTCAGTGCTGTAGATGATGAAGGCTTGCTTACGAGACTAGGAAGAAGAATGGCCGAATTTCCACTGGAGCCAAATCTCTCGAAAATGTTGATTATGAGTGTCCATCTTCAGTGCTCCGatgaaatattgacaattGTTAGCATGCTGTCTGTACAAAATGTATTTTATCGGCCAAAAGATAAACAAGCGTTGGCTGATCAGAAAAAAGCCAAATTCAATCAAGCTGAAGGGGATCATCTTACTCTTTTAGCTGTTTACAATTCTTGgaagaataataaattcagcAGCCCGTGGTGTCACGAGAACTTTATTCAACTTCGGACATTGAAGCGAGCTCAAGATGTAAGGAAACAATTGCTCGGTATTATGGACAGGCACAAATTGGATGTCGTTTCTGCTGGAAAAAATTCAGTACGAGTTCAAAAAGCTGTTTGCTCGGGTTTCTTCAGGAATGCTGCGAAGAAAGACCCTCAAGAAGGATATAGAACGCTGGTTGATAGCCAAGTTGTGTACATTCATCCAAGCAGTGCTTTGTTTAACAGACAACCTGAGTGGGTCATTTACCACGAGCTCGTACAAACTACCAAGGAATATATGCGGGAGGTAACTACCATTGATCCCAAATGGCTTGTAGAATTTGCACCAGCTTTCTTCAAATTTAGTGACCCGACCAAGTTGAGCAAGTTCAAGAAAAATCAACGACTTGAACCACTTTATAATAAGTATGAGGAGCCTAATTCGTGGAGAATCTCGCGAACGCGACGTCGCCAAAATTAa